The following are encoded in a window of Paraburkholderia sp. HP33-1 genomic DNA:
- a CDS encoding ATP-binding protein gives MHRITNTGRVNLGHLFWLRSLAIIGQLLTIAFVQIFLGAKLPLPAMLLVIALEVLFNALTWWRVSQQRPESNIELFGQIWVDLGALSALLFLSGGTTNPFVSLYLPSLAIAAAVLPWYLMAWLAAFAVACYAVLSFNSVPLNIENPANLFDYYRSGMWVNFMVSVGLIAWFVARMSRALRLRDAALGEAQQRLLHDERAVALGVQAATVAHEIGTPLSTIAMLSEELRDAARTDAGLAPYRADLELLEQQMMLCTSALARLRSRATTTTNRQPVDEWLESFAEQWRLRHPHVTFERIGTPPADVSLNDTVAVGQILTILLDNAARASRDHVTLSCALAPRGDQIVFEVCDHGPGIPASLRGSLGAMPVNSTQGGHGVGLYLAFSAAARLNGSIELADVNGGRPRGTRAVLRLPVIARKISGASPQGAAPSNTEKQA, from the coding sequence ATGCACCGTATAACCAACACCGGCCGGGTCAATCTTGGTCATCTGTTCTGGCTGCGCAGCCTCGCGATCATCGGACAGCTGCTGACGATCGCGTTCGTGCAGATCTTCCTCGGCGCGAAACTGCCGTTGCCCGCGATGCTGCTCGTGATCGCGCTCGAAGTACTGTTCAACGCGCTCACATGGTGGCGCGTGTCGCAACAGCGTCCCGAGTCCAACATCGAGCTGTTCGGACAGATCTGGGTCGATCTCGGGGCGTTGTCCGCGCTGCTGTTCCTGTCCGGCGGCACCACCAATCCGTTCGTATCGTTGTACCTGCCATCGCTCGCGATCGCGGCGGCCGTGCTGCCGTGGTATCTGATGGCCTGGCTCGCGGCGTTCGCCGTTGCCTGCTACGCCGTGCTCAGTTTCAATTCCGTCCCGCTCAATATCGAGAATCCCGCGAACCTGTTCGACTACTACCGCTCGGGGATGTGGGTCAACTTCATGGTCAGTGTGGGGCTGATCGCGTGGTTCGTCGCGCGCATGTCGCGGGCACTGCGGCTACGTGACGCAGCGCTTGGAGAAGCGCAGCAGCGCTTGCTTCACGACGAACGGGCGGTCGCGCTCGGCGTGCAGGCAGCCACCGTCGCTCACGAGATCGGCACACCTCTGTCTACAATCGCGATGTTGTCCGAAGAATTGCGCGACGCGGCGCGCACCGACGCGGGACTCGCGCCCTACCGCGCCGATCTCGAACTGCTCGAGCAGCAGATGATGCTGTGTACGTCGGCGCTCGCGCGGTTGCGCAGCCGCGCGACGACCACGACGAACCGCCAGCCGGTCGACGAATGGCTCGAATCGTTTGCCGAGCAATGGCGCTTGCGCCATCCGCACGTGACGTTCGAGCGGATCGGCACGCCGCCCGCCGATGTCAGTCTCAACGACACGGTGGCCGTCGGCCAGATACTCACGATCCTGCTCGATAACGCCGCGCGCGCGAGCCGGGATCACGTGACGCTTTCCTGTGCGCTCGCGCCACGCGGCGACCAGATCGTATTCGAAGTGTGCGACCACGGTCCGGGCATTCCAGCCTCGCTGCGTGGCTCGCTCGGCGCGATGCCGGTGAACAGCACGCAGGGCGGCCACGGCGTCGGCCTGTATCTGGCGTTTTCGGCGGCGGCGCGTCTGAACGGATCGATCGAGCTGGCCGACGTCAACGGCGGGCGGCCGCGTGGCACGCGTGCGGTGCTGCGGCTGCCGGTCATCGCGCGCAAGATTTCTGGAGCGAGCCCGCAAGGCGCCGCGCCATCCAACACGGAGAAACAGGCATGA
- a CDS encoding cysteine-rich CWC family protein produces MKPSSARSGRSARCPRCGNPFDCGMQAEPSNCWCRALPPLPAERLEPGGRCLCPECLAAEIARATREASGDERP; encoded by the coding sequence ATGAAACCGTCTTCCGCCCGCTCCGGGCGCAGCGCGCGCTGTCCGCGCTGCGGCAATCCCTTCGACTGCGGCATGCAGGCCGAACCGTCGAACTGCTGGTGCCGCGCGCTGCCGCCGCTGCCGGCCGAGCGGCTGGAGCCGGGCGGCCGGTGTCTGTGTCCGGAGTGTCTCGCCGCAGAGATCGCACGGGCGACACGAGAGGCGAGCGGGGATGAGCGGCCGTGA
- a CDS encoding pyrimidine 5'-nucleotidase, with the protein MRTPTSRRRRPDIAGGKPVWLFDLDNTLHRASHAIFPAINRGMTQYIIDALHVDTDEANRLRIGYTLRYGAALLGLTRHHPLDAHDFLKVVHTFPDLCSMIRHERGVARLLAALPGRKIVLTNAPETYARAVLAELRIERLFERVIAIEHMRDRRQWRAKPDHTMLRRAMRDAHVSLKDAILVEDTRSHLKNYRRLGIRTVWFTGHLPRKPHADGVPTRLPGTGRPHYVDRSIRSLKSLRLGMRSVRWKEPKQGQ; encoded by the coding sequence ATGCGCACCCCCACTTCGCGGCGCCGCCGTCCTGACATCGCGGGCGGCAAGCCGGTTTGGCTGTTCGATCTCGACAACACGCTGCACCGCGCGTCGCATGCCATTTTCCCGGCGATCAATCGCGGGATGACGCAGTACATCATCGACGCACTGCACGTCGATACCGACGAAGCCAACCGTCTGCGCATCGGCTACACGCTGCGCTACGGCGCGGCGCTGCTCGGCCTCACGCGCCACCATCCGCTCGACGCGCACGACTTCCTGAAGGTCGTTCACACGTTCCCCGACCTCTGCTCGATGATTCGTCACGAGCGCGGTGTCGCGCGTCTGCTCGCGGCTCTGCCGGGCCGCAAGATCGTGCTGACCAACGCGCCCGAAACCTACGCGCGCGCAGTGCTCGCCGAATTGCGCATCGAGCGGCTGTTCGAGCGCGTGATCGCGATCGAGCACATGCGCGATCGCCGCCAATGGCGCGCGAAGCCGGATCACACGATGCTGCGCCGCGCGATGCGCGACGCGCACGTGTCGCTGAAAGACGCGATCCTCGTCGAGGACACGCGCTCGCACCTGAAGAACTATCGGCGGCTTGGCATCCGCACCGTATGGTTCACCGGTCATCTGCCGCGCAAGCCGCACGCGGACGGCGTGCCGACGCGTCTGCCCGGCACCGGCCGGCCGCATTATGTCGACCGCAGCATTCGTTCGCTAAAATCGTTACGACTGGGCATGCGCTCGGTTCGTTGGAAGGAACCCAAGCAAGGACAGTAG
- the argB gene encoding acetylglutamate kinase: MSELPDLSQIAPTLKAEILAEALPYIRQYHGKTVVIKYGGNAMTEERLKQGFARDVILLKLVGINPVIVHGGGPQIDQALKKIGKQGTFIQGMRVTDEETMEVVEWVLGGEVQQDIVMLINHFGGHAVGLTGKDGGLIHARKMLMPDRDNPGQYVDIGQVGEVESINPAVVKALQDDAFIPVISPIGCGEDGLSYNINADLVAGKLAVVLNAEKLVMMTNIPGVMDKEGNLLTDLSAREIDGLFEDGTISGGMLPKISSALDAAKSGVRSVHIIDGRIEHSVLLEILTEQPFGTMIRSH; the protein is encoded by the coding sequence ATGTCCGAGCTTCCCGACCTCTCGCAGATTGCGCCCACCCTGAAGGCCGAAATTCTGGCCGAGGCGCTGCCTTACATCCGCCAGTATCACGGCAAGACCGTGGTCATCAAGTACGGCGGCAACGCCATGACCGAAGAGCGCCTGAAGCAGGGCTTCGCGCGCGACGTGATTCTGCTGAAGCTGGTCGGCATCAACCCGGTCATCGTGCACGGCGGCGGTCCGCAAATCGACCAGGCGCTTAAGAAAATCGGCAAACAGGGCACGTTCATCCAGGGCATGCGCGTTACCGACGAAGAGACGATGGAAGTCGTCGAATGGGTGCTCGGCGGCGAGGTGCAGCAGGACATCGTGATGCTGATCAACCACTTCGGCGGCCATGCGGTCGGCCTGACCGGCAAGGACGGTGGCCTGATCCACGCACGCAAGATGCTGATGCCGGATCGCGACAATCCGGGCCAGTACGTCGACATCGGCCAGGTCGGCGAAGTCGAGTCGATCAACCCTGCGGTCGTGAAGGCGCTGCAGGACGACGCGTTCATTCCGGTGATCTCGCCGATCGGCTGCGGCGAAGACGGCCTGTCGTACAACATCAACGCGGACCTCGTCGCTGGCAAGCTCGCGGTCGTGCTGAACGCCGAAAAGCTCGTGATGATGACCAACATCCCCGGCGTGATGGACAAGGAAGGCAATCTGCTGACCGACCTGTCGGCGCGCGAAATCGACGGCCTGTTCGAAGACGGCACGATCTCCGGCGGCATGCTGCCGAAAATCTCGTCCGCGCTCGATGCGGCGAAGAGCGGCGTGCGTTCGGTGCACATCATCGACGGCCGCATCGAGCACTCGGTGCTGCTCGAGATCCTGACCGAGCAACCGTTCGGCACGATGATCCGCTCGCACTGA
- the metX gene encoding homoserine O-succinyltransferase MetX translates to MESIGIVAPQKMHFTEPLPLRNGSSLAGYDLMVETYGTLNAARSNAVLVCHALNASHHVAGAYADNPKDIGWWDNMVGPGKPLDTDRFFVIGVNNLGSCFGSTGPMSLDPATGKPYGATFPVVTVEDWVNAQARVADAFGISRFAAVMGGSLGGMQALAWSMMYPERVAHCIVIASTPKLSAQNIAFNEVARSAILSDPDFHGGNYYAHGVKPKRGLRVARMIGHITYLSDDDMAEKFGRSLRRAEGALDDYNFSFDVEFEVESYLRYQGDKFADYFDANTYLLITRALDYFDPAKAFDGDLTAALAHTTAKYLIASFSTDWRFAPARSRELVKALLDHKRTVTYAEIDAPHGHDAFLLDDARYHNLLRAYYERIANEVNA, encoded by the coding sequence ATGGAATCCATCGGCATCGTCGCTCCCCAAAAAATGCATTTCACCGAGCCGCTGCCCTTGCGCAACGGCAGCTCGCTCGCGGGCTACGACCTGATGGTCGAGACCTACGGCACGCTCAATGCCGCGCGCAGCAATGCGGTGCTCGTGTGCCACGCGCTGAACGCATCGCATCACGTGGCGGGCGCGTACGCCGACAATCCGAAAGACATCGGCTGGTGGGACAACATGGTCGGCCCGGGCAAGCCGCTCGATACCGACAGATTCTTCGTGATCGGCGTGAACAACCTGGGCTCGTGCTTCGGCTCGACCGGGCCGATGAGCCTCGACCCCGCCACCGGTAAGCCGTACGGCGCGACGTTTCCGGTCGTCACCGTCGAAGACTGGGTCAACGCGCAGGCGCGCGTCGCCGACGCGTTCGGCATCAGCCGCTTCGCCGCCGTGATGGGCGGCAGTCTCGGCGGCATGCAGGCGCTCGCGTGGAGCATGATGTATCCGGAGCGCGTCGCGCATTGCATCGTGATCGCGTCGACGCCGAAACTCTCCGCGCAGAACATCGCGTTCAACGAGGTCGCGCGCTCGGCGATCCTGTCGGACCCGGATTTCCACGGCGGCAACTACTACGCGCACGGCGTGAAGCCGAAGCGCGGCCTGCGCGTCGCACGGATGATCGGACACATCACGTATCTGTCGGACGACGACATGGCCGAGAAATTCGGCCGCTCGCTGCGTCGCGCGGAAGGCGCACTCGATGACTACAACTTCAGCTTCGACGTCGAGTTCGAAGTGGAATCGTATCTGCGCTATCAGGGCGACAAATTCGCCGACTACTTCGACGCGAACACCTACCTGCTGATCACGCGCGCGCTCGACTACTTCGATCCGGCCAAGGCCTTCGACGGCGATCTGACCGCCGCGCTCGCGCACACCACCGCGAAGTATCTGATCGCGAGCTTCTCGACCGACTGGCGTTTCGCGCCGGCACGCTCGCGCGAGCTGGTGAAGGCGCTGCTCGACCACAAGCGCACGGTCACCTACGCGGAAATCGACGCGCCGCACGGCCACGATGCCTTCCTGCTCGACGACGCGCGCTATCACAACCTGCTGCGCGCCTACTACGAACGCATTGCGAACGAGGTCAACGCATGA
- a CDS encoding AmpG family muropeptide MFS transporter produces the protein MSNPPHEAPALTAHEEHPGWRAFLNTRMLICVFLGFTSGLPLFTLVYLVQAWLRSEGVNLKEIGLFALIQFPYTWKFVWAPLMDRYVPRLPGWRPGRRRGWMLLTQLLVAGAMATLGFVSPRESIWTVAALTALVAFFGASSDIVIDAYRRELLSDTQQGLGNAVHVNAYKIAALVPGSLALILSDHLPWSTVFIVTAAFMLPGVLMTLVVSEPEVHGKPPKNLREAIVEPFREFIQRDGWRGALFVLGFIFLYKLGDTMATTLSTSFFLDIGFSRTQIGVIAKTTAFGASLAGGIIGGIWLMKIGIGRGLWIFGLLQMVSTLGFAWLAHLGPDSPGLAAIYDIAVALSQGTTKLLSFVGIDWSVQLDPRSVALALVYGFETFATGLTMAAFTAYIASTTDPRYTATQFALFTSLASVPRTLASAASGYVVARIGWFDYFLLCTALAVPGMLLLLRIAPWRERS, from the coding sequence ATGTCGAACCCGCCGCACGAGGCGCCTGCACTTACCGCTCACGAAGAACATCCCGGCTGGCGCGCGTTTTTGAATACGCGCATGCTGATTTGCGTCTTTCTCGGCTTTACGTCGGGATTGCCGCTGTTTACGCTCGTCTACCTCGTGCAGGCGTGGCTGCGCTCGGAAGGCGTCAATCTGAAGGAAATCGGCCTGTTCGCGCTGATCCAGTTTCCGTACACATGGAAATTCGTCTGGGCTCCGCTGATGGACCGCTACGTGCCGCGCCTGCCCGGCTGGCGGCCCGGCAGACGGCGCGGCTGGATGCTACTCACGCAGTTGCTGGTGGCGGGGGCGATGGCGACGCTCGGCTTCGTGTCGCCGCGCGAGTCGATCTGGACCGTCGCCGCGCTGACCGCTTTGGTCGCGTTCTTCGGCGCGAGCTCCGACATCGTGATCGACGCGTACCGGCGTGAATTGCTCAGCGACACGCAACAGGGCCTCGGCAACGCGGTGCACGTGAACGCGTACAAGATCGCGGCGCTCGTGCCCGGTTCGCTCGCGCTGATTTTGTCCGACCATCTGCCCTGGAGCACCGTGTTCATCGTGACGGCCGCGTTCATGCTGCCGGGGGTTCTGATGACGCTGGTCGTTAGCGAACCCGAGGTGCACGGCAAGCCGCCGAAGAATCTGCGCGAAGCGATCGTCGAGCCGTTCAGGGAATTCATTCAGCGCGACGGCTGGCGCGGTGCCCTCTTCGTGCTCGGCTTCATCTTTCTGTACAAGCTCGGCGATACGATGGCGACCACGCTGTCCACGTCGTTCTTCCTCGACATCGGCTTTTCGCGCACGCAGATCGGTGTGATCGCGAAGACCACGGCGTTTGGCGCGAGTCTCGCGGGCGGGATCATCGGCGGGATCTGGCTGATGAAGATCGGCATCGGCCGCGGCTTGTGGATTTTCGGTTTGCTGCAGATGGTGTCGACGCTCGGCTTCGCGTGGCTCGCCCATCTCGGCCCGGATTCGCCCGGACTTGCCGCGATCTACGACATCGCCGTCGCGCTCAGCCAGGGAACAACGAAGCTGCTGTCGTTCGTCGGCATCGACTGGAGTGTGCAGCTCGACCCGCGCTCGGTCGCGCTCGCGCTCGTCTACGGCTTCGAGACCTTCGCCACCGGCCTGACGATGGCCGCGTTCACCGCATACATTGCGAGCACCACCGATCCGCGCTACACCGCGACGCAGTTCGCGCTGTTCACGAGCCTCGCGTCCGTGCCGCGCACGCTCGCGTCGGCGGCGAGCGGTTACGTGGTCGCGCGGATCGGCTGGTTCGACTACTTCCTCCTGTGTACCGCGCTCGCAGTGCCCGGCATGCTGCTGCTGTTGCGTATCGCGCCGTGGAGGGAGCGGTCGTGA
- a CDS encoding exodeoxyribonuclease III — protein MLRVITANLNGIRSAAKKGFFDWFGEQGADVLCVQEIKCSQDDMTPEFMAPHDFTGYFQHAVKKGYSGAGVYTRHEPDEVVIGFGSEEFDPEGRYVELRFGKLSVISVYVPSGSSGDERQQAKFRFMDEFMPHLAELAKEREVIVCGDVNIVHKEIDIKNWKGNQKNSGCLPEERAWLDKLFDEVGYVDVFRTLDPRPEQYTWWSNRGQAYAKNVGWRIDYQIATPGIASKAKRTDVFRDIKFSDHAPLTVDYDHKVKK, from the coding sequence ATGTTGCGTGTGATTACCGCCAACCTCAACGGCATCCGCTCGGCGGCGAAGAAGGGCTTTTTCGACTGGTTCGGCGAGCAGGGCGCCGACGTGCTGTGCGTGCAGGAAATCAAATGCTCGCAGGACGACATGACGCCGGAGTTTATGGCGCCGCACGATTTCACCGGCTATTTCCAGCACGCGGTGAAAAAGGGCTATAGCGGCGCGGGCGTCTATACGCGTCATGAGCCGGACGAAGTGGTGATCGGCTTCGGCAGCGAGGAGTTCGACCCGGAAGGGCGCTATGTCGAGCTCCGCTTCGGCAAGCTGTCGGTGATCTCGGTGTATGTGCCGTCGGGATCGAGCGGCGACGAGCGCCAGCAGGCCAAGTTCCGTTTCATGGACGAGTTCATGCCGCATCTCGCCGAGCTGGCGAAGGAGCGCGAGGTGATCGTGTGCGGCGACGTGAACATCGTGCACAAGGAAATCGACATCAAGAACTGGAAGGGCAACCAGAAGAATTCGGGTTGCCTGCCGGAAGAGCGCGCGTGGCTCGACAAACTGTTCGACGAAGTCGGCTATGTGGACGTGTTCCGCACGCTCGACCCGCGACCCGAGCAGTACACGTGGTGGAGCAATCGCGGTCAGGCGTATGCGAAGAACGTCGGGTGGCGGATCGATTATCAGATCGCCACGCCCGGCATCGCGAGCAAGGCAAAGCGCACCGACGTGTTCCGCGATATCAAGTTCAGCGACCATGCGCCGCTGACCGTCGATTACGACCACAAGGTGAAGAAGTAA
- a CDS encoding PPK2 family polyphosphate kinase — protein sequence MAKQPDLDDFLVPYFDDGKKKNHFSLDDFDPKAKPFSGGSKDADRERLSEIGLLLDNLQERLHAQRKRRVLLVLQGMDTSGKDGTIRAVFHEVDPLGLRIVPFKAPTPIELAHDFLWRVHLHTPAAGELTIFNRSHYEDLLVPTVQGELDAAAFEQRCRQIRQFEEMLVSSGATILKCMLHISKDEQRARLQARIDDPLKHWKFDVSDLEARKQWEAYQSAYRDALAATSTEYAPWYVIPADSKTHRNVMVAELLLRTLNALKLEYPPAKESLKGVKVE from the coding sequence ATGGCAAAGCAACCCGATCTCGACGATTTCCTCGTCCCGTATTTCGACGATGGCAAGAAGAAAAATCACTTCTCGCTCGACGATTTCGATCCGAAGGCGAAGCCGTTTTCGGGCGGCTCGAAAGACGCCGACCGCGAGCGTCTGTCGGAGATAGGTCTGCTGCTCGACAATCTGCAGGAACGGCTGCACGCACAGCGCAAGCGCCGTGTGCTGCTGGTGCTGCAAGGCATGGACACGAGCGGCAAGGACGGCACGATTCGCGCGGTGTTTCATGAAGTCGATCCGCTCGGCTTGCGCATCGTGCCATTCAAGGCCCCGACGCCCATCGAGCTCGCGCACGACTTCCTGTGGCGCGTGCATTTGCATACACCCGCGGCCGGCGAGCTGACGATCTTCAACCGCAGTCACTACGAAGACCTGCTCGTGCCGACCGTGCAGGGCGAGCTCGATGCCGCCGCCTTCGAGCAGCGCTGCCGCCAGATCCGCCAGTTCGAGGAGATGCTGGTGTCCAGCGGCGCGACGATACTCAAGTGCATGCTGCACATTTCGAAGGACGAGCAGCGTGCGCGATTGCAGGCGCGCATCGACGATCCGCTCAAGCACTGGAAATTCGACGTATCGGATCTCGAAGCGCGCAAGCAGTGGGAGGCGTATCAGTCCGCGTATCGCGACGCGCTGGCCGCGACGTCGACCGAATACGCTCCGTGGTACGTGATTCCGGCCGACTCGAAGACGCATCGCAACGTGATGGTCGCCGAACTGCTGCTGCGCACGCTCAACGCGCTGAAGCTCGAATATCCGCCTGCCAAGGAATCGCTGAAGGGCGTCAAGGTCGAGTGA
- a CDS encoding response regulator transcription factor, with protein MSEKNFLVIDDDEVFSGILARGLTRRGYTVSEAHNADEAIRLANQQKFSEITVDLHLGNDSGLTLVAPLRDLQPDARMLVLTGYASIATAVQAVKDGADNYLAKPANVESILSALQSEASALQAEEAIEHPQPLSVARLEWEHIQRVLAEHGGNISATARALNMHRRTLQRKLAKRPVKQ; from the coding sequence ATGAGCGAAAAGAATTTTCTGGTGATCGACGACGACGAAGTGTTCTCCGGCATCCTCGCGCGCGGCTTGACGCGGCGCGGCTACACGGTGAGCGAAGCGCACAACGCGGACGAGGCGATCCGGCTCGCGAATCAGCAGAAGTTCAGCGAGATCACCGTGGACCTGCATCTGGGCAACGACTCCGGCCTCACGCTCGTCGCACCGCTACGCGATCTGCAGCCCGACGCGCGCATGCTCGTGTTGACCGGCTACGCGAGCATTGCCACCGCGGTGCAGGCGGTCAAAGACGGGGCCGACAACTATCTCGCGAAGCCCGCCAATGTCGAGTCGATCCTGTCGGCGTTGCAAAGCGAGGCAAGCGCGCTGCAGGCCGAGGAGGCGATCGAGCATCCGCAGCCGCTGTCGGTGGCGCGGCTCGAGTGGGAACATATCCAGCGTGTGCTCGCTGAACACGGCGGCAATATCTCGGCGACTGCGCGCGCGTTGAACATGCATCGGCGCACCTTGCAGCGCAAGTTGGCGAAGCGGCCGGTGAAGCAGTAG
- a CDS encoding M48 family metallopeptidase, with translation MEGAVVKVRFSTSAHRTALSAAWLLGCASVALAMPLGAYAAGAAATGASALSNAQAPAAAVAVTSGATPNPAPPPAARSATGGASAENATSAAPGANPGANNGNAGAPSTTGASVSAPSAATPGSAAQQSAQPAAAAKAPAAAAAPAAVPPPYYVSPQVRYGGYMVFRNLIPSPMLEAQAAEEFSQIVYGANHAKRLYGDTDARVTRVRSIIDRMIPYSLKWNERAKGWKWEVAVVRSNDIRMYCLPGGKIVVYSGILDRVRLNDNELGMLIGHEIAHALREHARMRLGQLQASQLDSTGTIPQLFGLADLGMAPLGIGSRLLEMKYEDTDETEADVIGSDIASRAGFDPRAAVTLWDRLAQATRGNGERGFIYVHPYSPERREDIIKRLPDMLPLYAKAIGKSVDVLPDYAGIGRPTRKPVRD, from the coding sequence GTGGAGGGAGCGGTCGTGAAGGTACGGTTTTCGACAAGCGCGCACCGCACGGCGCTCAGCGCCGCATGGTTGCTCGGCTGCGCGAGCGTCGCGCTGGCCATGCCGTTGGGCGCCTATGCGGCAGGCGCGGCGGCGACCGGCGCCAGCGCGCTCAGCAACGCGCAAGCTCCTGCGGCGGCTGTCGCCGTGACAAGTGGTGCAACGCCCAACCCTGCTCCGCCGCCCGCGGCCAGATCGGCGACCGGCGGAGCCAGCGCGGAAAACGCGACATCCGCCGCGCCCGGTGCCAACCCAGGCGCGAATAACGGCAACGCCGGTGCCCCGAGCACAACCGGCGCTAGCGTCAGCGCTCCGAGCGCCGCCACACCCGGCTCCGCCGCGCAGCAGTCCGCGCAACCGGCCGCCGCCGCCAAAGCTCCCGCTGCGGCAGCGGCCCCGGCGGCCGTGCCGCCGCCGTACTACGTCAGCCCGCAAGTGCGTTACGGCGGCTACATGGTGTTCCGCAACCTGATCCCGTCGCCGATGCTCGAGGCCCAGGCCGCCGAGGAGTTCAGCCAGATCGTCTACGGCGCGAACCACGCGAAACGTCTGTACGGCGACACCGACGCGCGCGTGACGCGCGTGCGTTCGATTATCGACCGGATGATTCCGTACTCGTTGAAATGGAACGAGCGAGCCAAGGGCTGGAAGTGGGAAGTCGCGGTGGTGCGCTCCAACGACATCCGCATGTACTGCCTGCCGGGCGGCAAGATCGTCGTCTATAGCGGGATACTCGATCGCGTGCGCCTGAACGACAACGAGCTCGGCATGCTGATCGGCCACGAAATCGCGCACGCGTTGCGCGAGCACGCGCGCATGCGGCTGGGTCAGCTGCAGGCGAGCCAGCTCGACTCGACCGGCACCATCCCGCAACTGTTCGGCCTCGCCGATCTGGGCATGGCGCCGCTCGGCATCGGTTCGCGTCTGCTGGAAATGAAGTACGAGGACACCGACGAAACCGAAGCCGACGTGATCGGCAGCGATATCGCGTCGCGCGCCGGCTTCGATCCGCGCGCGGCGGTCACGCTGTGGGACAGGCTCGCGCAGGCGACGCGCGGCAATGGCGAGCGCGGCTTCATCTACGTACACCCGTACTCGCCGGAGCGCCGCGAAGACATCATCAAGCGGCTGCCAGACATGCTGCCGCTCTACGCGAAGGCGATCGGCAAGAGCGTCGACGTGCTGCCCGACTACGCGGGCATCGGCCGGCCGACCCGTAAGCCGGTGCGCGACTGA
- the slmA gene encoding nucleoid occlusion factor SlmA, which translates to MQPIDKPDEASAEASPAAPAAARPLRPKPGERRVHILQTLAGMLEAPKTEKITTAALAARLGVSEAALYRHFASKAQMFEGLIEFIEKTLFGLINQITSHESNGVLQARAIALMLLNFPAKNPGMTRVLTCEALVGEHERLTERVNQMLERIEASLKQCLRLAQTEALAHADNDATNDADPQSVPQTTALPADYDPAIRASLLLSYVIGRWHRYVRSGFTRPPAEHADAQLLLILQ; encoded by the coding sequence ATGCAGCCGATCGACAAGCCTGACGAAGCCTCAGCCGAAGCCTCCCCCGCAGCGCCCGCTGCCGCACGGCCGCTGCGTCCGAAGCCAGGCGAGCGTCGCGTGCACATCCTGCAGACGCTTGCGGGCATGCTCGAGGCACCAAAGACCGAAAAAATCACCACGGCCGCCCTCGCCGCCCGGCTCGGCGTATCCGAAGCCGCGCTGTACCGCCATTTCGCGAGCAAGGCACAGATGTTCGAAGGTCTGATCGAGTTCATCGAGAAGACGCTGTTCGGGCTCATCAACCAGATCACCAGCCACGAAAGCAACGGCGTGCTGCAGGCGCGCGCGATCGCGCTGATGCTGCTCAACTTTCCGGCTAAAAATCCCGGCATGACGCGCGTGCTGACCTGCGAGGCGCTGGTCGGTGAGCACGAGCGGTTGACCGAGCGCGTGAACCAGATGCTCGAGCGTATCGAGGCATCGCTGAAGCAATGCTTGAGGCTCGCGCAGACCGAAGCGCTCGCCCATGCGGATAACGACGCCACGAACGACGCCGACCCGCAGTCCGTGCCGCAAACCACCGCGCTGCCCGCCGACTACGATCCGGCGATTCGCGCGAGCCTGCTGCTGAGCTACGTGATCGGCCGCTGGCACCGCTACGTACGCAGCGGTTTCACGCGCCCGCCCGCCGAACACGCGGATGCGCAACTGCTGCTGATTCTTCAGTAG
- the metW gene encoding methionine biosynthesis protein MetW translates to MNQRALDYLASRPDFRAIARWVEPRSTVLDLGCGDGSLLSLLSEELEVQGYGIEINDAGVLAATQNGVNVIQQNLEDGLRLFEDGSFDFAVLSQTLQTIHQTAAILRETVRVGKECIVSFPNFGYWTHRLSVLNGRMPVSKSLPYQWHNTPNVRVLTIRDFEALAPEVGIEILDRVVLHDGQVVRWGVNWRGSLAVYRVKKS, encoded by the coding sequence ATGAACCAGCGAGCACTTGATTACCTGGCATCGCGCCCGGACTTCCGCGCGATCGCCCGCTGGGTCGAACCGCGCTCGACCGTGCTCGATCTCGGCTGCGGCGACGGCTCGCTGCTGTCGCTGCTGAGCGAGGAACTGGAGGTGCAGGGTTACGGCATCGAGATCAACGACGCCGGCGTGCTCGCCGCGACGCAGAACGGCGTCAACGTGATCCAGCAGAATCTCGAAGACGGCCTGCGGCTGTTCGAAGACGGCAGCTTTGATTTCGCGGTGCTGTCGCAGACCTTGCAGACCATTCATCAGACCGCGGCGATCCTGCGCGAGACGGTGCGCGTCGGCAAGGAATGCATCGTCTCGTTTCCGAATTTCGGCTACTGGACGCATCGGCTGTCGGTGTTGAACGGACGCATGCCGGTGTCGAAGTCGCTGCCTTACCAATGGCACAACACGCCGAACGTGCGCGTGCTGACGATCAGGGATTTCGAGGCACTCGCACCTGAAGTCGGCATCGAAATTCTCGATCGCGTCGTGCTGCACGACGGACAGGTGGTGCGTTGGGGCGTGAATTGGCGTGGTAGTCTTGCGGTCTATCGCGTCAAGAAAAGCTAA